The following are from one region of the Jatrophihabitans telluris genome:
- a CDS encoding leucyl aminopeptidase family protein — MILLQIPDRRRPSAVVAVGLLGDTVQLHAVSTTALPVAAAEFAAAYVAAETPAGKAGLIHTLPLPGQVPSTVLLVGLGDNSPADLRLAGVAIGRVIATLDEQTGVTVAIDAPGYEQSTALAEGLVLGGYDFTQAGDADAVLHTVDLIGELDRSGLTAGDEAADAAGWARDLGNTPASVLDPARFGELADQQLSAAGCRVTVRDEAWLAAQGFGGVLAVGAGSASGPRLIEVSYKPRRTAGSAATPPHVVLVGKGITFDTGGLNLKPAGAMRMMHTDMCGGAAVLAAIQYAAIQRLPVRVTALVPAAENAVSGSSMRPSDIITHYGGRTTEIGNTDAEGRLVLADALAYAVARLKPDVVVDVATLTGAMKVALGLETAGYFANDDHLAAQLERASATSGEHIWRMPLEHRYAASIDSPVADARNDPGNPGGITAALFLQPFVGEVAWAHLDIAGPARATSEGPIFAKGATGFGARLLARYLELAAAG; from the coding sequence GTGATCCTGCTGCAAATCCCGGACCGACGTCGTCCGTCGGCCGTCGTCGCCGTCGGTCTGCTCGGCGACACCGTCCAGCTGCACGCCGTGTCGACCACGGCCCTCCCGGTCGCCGCCGCCGAATTCGCCGCTGCCTACGTCGCGGCCGAGACCCCCGCCGGCAAGGCGGGCCTCATCCACACGCTGCCGCTGCCCGGGCAGGTCCCCTCGACCGTGCTGCTCGTGGGGCTCGGCGACAACAGCCCCGCTGATCTGCGGTTGGCCGGCGTGGCGATCGGACGGGTCATCGCCACCCTGGACGAACAGACCGGGGTCACTGTTGCGATCGATGCCCCCGGCTACGAACAGAGCACCGCTCTCGCCGAGGGCCTGGTCCTCGGCGGCTATGACTTCACCCAGGCCGGCGACGCCGACGCGGTGCTGCACACCGTGGACCTGATCGGCGAACTCGATCGCTCCGGGCTGACGGCCGGTGACGAGGCCGCCGACGCCGCCGGGTGGGCACGCGACCTGGGCAACACGCCGGCATCCGTGCTCGATCCCGCCCGGTTCGGCGAGCTCGCCGACCAGCAGTTGTCGGCGGCGGGCTGCCGCGTCACCGTTCGCGACGAGGCCTGGCTGGCCGCGCAGGGCTTCGGCGGCGTGCTCGCGGTCGGTGCCGGTTCGGCTAGCGGTCCGAGGCTCATCGAGGTTTCCTACAAGCCGCGCCGGACCGCCGGGTCTGCGGCCACGCCGCCGCACGTGGTGCTGGTCGGCAAGGGGATCACCTTCGACACCGGTGGTCTGAACCTGAAGCCGGCCGGGGCGATGCGGATGATGCACACCGACATGTGCGGCGGCGCGGCGGTACTCGCGGCTATCCAGTACGCCGCCATTCAGCGGCTGCCGGTCCGGGTGACCGCTCTGGTCCCCGCGGCTGAGAACGCGGTGTCGGGCTCGTCCATGCGTCCGTCGGACATCATCACCCACTACGGCGGCCGGACGACCGAGATCGGCAACACCGACGCCGAGGGCCGGCTGGTGCTCGCCGACGCTCTCGCCTATGCGGTGGCCCGGCTCAAGCCCGATGTCGTGGTGGACGTGGCCACGCTGACCGGGGCGATGAAGGTCGCGCTCGGCCTGGAGACCGCCGGTTACTTCGCCAACGACGATCACCTTGCCGCGCAGCTGGAGCGGGCCAGCGCCACCAGCGGCGAGCACATCTGGCGGATGCCGCTGGAACACCGCTACGCCGCCAGCATCGATTCACCCGTCGCCGATGCCCGCAACGACCCCGGCAACCCAGGTGGTATCACGGCGGCGTTGTTCCTGCAGCCCTTCGTGGGCGAGGTGGCGTGGGCGCACCTGGACATCGCCGGACCGGCGCGGGCGACGAGCGAAGGGCCCATCTTCGCCAAGGGCGCCACCGGCTTCGGCGCACGGCTGCTGGCCCGTTATCTGGAACTGGCCGCCGCCGGCTGA
- a CDS encoding DUF3117 domain-containing protein, which yields MAAMKPRTGDGPLEVTKEGRGLVMRVPLEGGGRLVVELSADEASALSEALLAAVS from the coding sequence ATGGCGGCGATGAAGCCGCGGACGGGTGATGGTCCGCTGGAAGTCACCAAAGAGGGACGCGGCCTGGTAATGCGCGTACCGCTCGAAGGCGGCGGACGTCTGGTCGTCGAGTTGTCCGCCGACGAGGCCAGCGCGCTTTCCGAGGCGCTACTGGCAGCCGTCAGCTAA
- a CDS encoding enoyl-CoA hydratase-related protein, with product MADVLLSETADGVSTLTLNRPESMNSLSAELKQALVSELQRIAADPSVRAVVLTGTGRGFCVGQDLAEHAELLQADDPAPLSTVREHYNPITLALTQMPKPVVAAVNGTAAGAGASFAFACDFRIVAESAKFLLAFANVGLGLDSGVSWTLPRLIGAGRALELALLAQPITATELNSYGAVNELVPAAEVLPRAQALAARLAAGPTVAYAAIKQAIHFAGSHDLSDSLENEAVQQAVAGASQDHRSAVAAFVAKQQPSFTGR from the coding sequence ATGGCTGACGTCCTGTTGAGTGAGACCGCGGACGGCGTGAGCACGCTGACCCTGAACCGTCCCGAGTCGATGAACTCCCTGTCCGCGGAGCTGAAACAGGCCCTGGTCTCGGAGCTGCAACGCATTGCGGCCGACCCGTCGGTGCGCGCCGTCGTACTCACCGGGACCGGTCGCGGATTCTGCGTGGGCCAGGATCTGGCCGAGCACGCCGAACTGCTGCAGGCCGACGATCCGGCTCCGCTGTCGACGGTGCGCGAGCACTACAACCCGATCACGCTGGCGCTGACCCAGATGCCCAAGCCCGTCGTTGCCGCCGTGAACGGCACCGCCGCGGGTGCTGGGGCCTCGTTCGCCTTCGCGTGCGACTTCCGGATCGTGGCCGAGTCGGCGAAGTTCCTGCTCGCCTTCGCCAACGTCGGGCTCGGCCTGGACTCGGGCGTCTCCTGGACTCTGCCGCGGCTGATCGGTGCCGGGCGCGCGCTGGAGCTGGCGCTGCTGGCCCAGCCGATCACCGCGACCGAGCTGAACTCCTATGGCGCGGTGAACGAGCTGGTGCCTGCGGCGGAGGTGCTGCCGAGGGCTCAAGCACTGGCCGCGCGGCTGGCCGCGGGACCGACCGTGGCCTACGCGGCGATCAAGCAGGCCATCCACTTCGCCGGTTCCCACGATCTCTCGGACTCGCTGGAGAACGAGGCGGTGCAGCAGGCCGTCGCCGGCGCCTCGCAGGACCATCGCTCGGCCGTGGCCGCGTTCGTGGCCAAGCAGCAGCCGAGTTTCACCGGGCGATGA
- a CDS encoding DNA-3-methyladenine glycosylase I, translating to MSDQLDPAPGRKRCDWGDSAPEYQAYHDDEWGVALRGDNALFERLCLEAFQSGLSWLTILRKRENFRAAFAGFDIDTVARFGERDRDRLLADAGIVRNRAKVDAAINNARAIGDHVPEGLTELLWSFAPATHRRPATLAEVPAVTEESKALAKELKRRGFVFVGPTTAYATMQATGIVDDHVAYCWRATG from the coding sequence ATGTCTGACCAGCTCGACCCGGCCCCAGGTCGCAAGCGCTGCGACTGGGGTGATAGCGCACCCGAATACCAGGCCTATCACGATGACGAATGGGGCGTTGCGCTTCGTGGAGACAATGCCCTCTTCGAGCGGCTGTGCCTGGAGGCGTTCCAGTCCGGTCTGTCCTGGCTGACCATCCTGCGCAAACGTGAGAATTTCCGGGCGGCGTTCGCGGGATTCGATATCGACACGGTCGCCCGCTTCGGCGAGCGTGACCGGGACCGGCTCCTGGCCGACGCCGGCATCGTCCGCAACCGGGCCAAGGTCGACGCCGCGATCAACAACGCCCGGGCGATCGGTGACCATGTCCCCGAGGGCCTGACCGAGCTGCTCTGGTCCTTCGCCCCGGCCACGCACCGGCGCCCGGCCACGCTGGCCGAGGTGCCGGCGGTCACCGAGGAATCCAAGGCGCTGGCGAAGGAACTGAAACGACGCGGTTTCGTCTTCGTCGGTCCGACCACCGCCTACGCGACGATGCAGGCCACCGGCATCGTCGATGACCACGTCGCCTACTGCTGGCGCGCCACCGGCTGA
- a CDS encoding TIGR00730 family Rossman fold protein has product MATVCVYCSSSESIEAGFLALAAEVGERIGRGGHQLVSGGGRVSMMGAVASEARRHGAHTVGVIPQHLMAQEVADTDADELLVVDTMRERKAVMDAHADVFVVLPGGIGTLEEFFEVWTAGSLGMHPKPVIVLDHDGFYRPLWVFLESLIQRGFVRATAYQQLHRVSDVAGAFEVIDALQPDRPHRRAPTLDAGPEQAREPASGTDPQTRAG; this is encoded by the coding sequence ATGGCAACGGTGTGCGTCTACTGCTCGTCCTCGGAATCCATCGAGGCCGGTTTCCTCGCGCTGGCCGCTGAGGTCGGCGAACGCATCGGCCGCGGCGGCCACCAGCTGGTCTCCGGGGGCGGCCGGGTGTCGATGATGGGTGCTGTCGCGAGCGAGGCCAGACGGCACGGGGCGCACACGGTGGGTGTGATTCCGCAGCATCTGATGGCCCAGGAAGTGGCCGACACGGACGCGGACGAGCTGCTCGTGGTCGACACGATGCGTGAGCGCAAGGCCGTGATGGACGCCCACGCGGACGTGTTCGTCGTCCTTCCCGGTGGTATCGGGACTCTGGAGGAGTTCTTCGAGGTCTGGACGGCCGGATCGCTCGGCATGCACCCCAAGCCCGTCATCGTGCTGGACCACGACGGCTTCTACCGGCCGCTGTGGGTGTTCCTGGAGAGTCTGATCCAACGCGGCTTCGTGCGCGCGACGGCTTACCAGCAGTTGCACCGGGTCTCCGACGTAGCCGGGGCCTTCGAGGTCATCGACGCGCTCCAACCCGATCGGCCGCACCGACGCGCGCCGACACTCGATGCCGGGCCCGAACAGGCACGGGAGCCGGCAAGCGGCACGGACCCGCAGACCCGGGCCGGGTGA
- a CDS encoding TIGR00730 family Rossman fold protein, giving the protein MTSEDGRGNGAGSSGNRRPAERHRGPVVLRRTQISPESSTTDQRLLDSRGPTEWLHTDPWRVLRIQSEFVEGFGLLAEVGRAVSVFGSARTTSDHPDYESTRQLGAALARAGYAVITGGGPGAMEAANRGAVEAGGTSIGLGIELPFEQRLNDWVDVGINFRYFFARKTMFVKYAQAFVIMPGGFGTLDELFEALTLVQTRKVTRFPVILFGEQYWSGLIDWIRNTVLPEGKVGAADLDLIHVTSSVDEAVRIIVDAEQERSAQDLAERAAHREAASGRANDAQ; this is encoded by the coding sequence ATGACCAGCGAAGACGGACGCGGCAACGGCGCCGGATCCTCGGGAAACCGCCGGCCCGCAGAGCGTCATCGCGGCCCGGTCGTGCTCCGGCGCACCCAGATCTCGCCGGAGAGCAGCACTACCGACCAGCGTCTGCTGGATTCGCGTGGTCCGACCGAGTGGCTGCACACCGATCCCTGGCGGGTGTTGCGAATTCAGTCGGAGTTCGTCGAGGGATTCGGACTGCTGGCCGAGGTCGGACGCGCCGTATCGGTATTCGGCTCGGCCCGGACGACGTCGGACCATCCCGACTACGAATCGACCCGCCAGCTCGGGGCGGCCCTGGCCCGAGCCGGGTACGCGGTCATCACCGGCGGCGGCCCGGGCGCGATGGAGGCGGCCAACCGCGGCGCCGTCGAAGCGGGCGGCACATCGATCGGCCTGGGTATCGAATTGCCCTTCGAGCAACGGCTCAACGATTGGGTCGACGTCGGCATCAACTTTCGGTACTTCTTCGCCCGCAAGACGATGTTCGTCAAGTACGCGCAGGCCTTCGTGATCATGCCCGGAGGTTTCGGAACCCTGGACGAACTCTTCGAGGCGCTGACCCTGGTCCAGACTCGGAAGGTGACCCGCTTCCCGGTGATCCTGTTCGGCGAGCAGTACTGGTCCGGACTGATCGACTGGATCCGCAACACGGTGCTACCCGAGGGCAAGGTCGGTGCGGCCGACCTCGACCTGATCCACGTGACCTCCAGTGTCGATGAGGCCGTGCGGATCATCGTCGATGCCGAGCAGGAACGCTCCGCCCAGGACCTGGCCGAGCGGGCGGCCCACCGGGAAGCAGCGTCCGGCCGCGCCAACGACGCCCAATAG
- the dapE gene encoding succinyl-diaminopimelate desuccinylase, giving the protein MTAAVSLDLSASAAQLTAQLVDTESVSGNEAALADAVEAALRGYERLSVQRDGNVVIARTELGRPMRVVLAGHLDTVPIAGNLPSRVAGDRLYGCGTSDMKAGLALQLRAAALVGEGRVDPAADLTWFFYDCEEVEASRNGLNRVAASSPELLSADLAILLEPTNGRVEGGCQGTIRAVITVTGRRAHSARSWLGDNAIHGAAPVLELLAGYSAAEVEVEGLTYREGLNAVYIGGGVAGNVIPDSCTITVNYRFAPDKSEADAEAHLRAVFAGFVLEVVDSAPAARPGLDQPLAQSFVAALGQPAEAKLGWTDVARFSALGIPALNFGPGDPNLAHTVDEWVSLRAIESAEVALLAFLSSGA; this is encoded by the coding sequence GTGACCGCTGCCGTTTCGCTGGATCTGTCCGCCTCTGCCGCCCAGCTGACCGCGCAGCTTGTCGACACCGAATCCGTGTCCGGCAACGAGGCGGCGCTGGCCGACGCGGTCGAGGCGGCCCTGCGCGGCTACGAGCGGTTGTCGGTGCAGCGCGACGGCAACGTGGTGATCGCCCGGACGGAGCTGGGCCGGCCGATGCGGGTCGTGCTCGCGGGGCATCTGGACACCGTTCCGATCGCCGGTAACCTGCCCTCGCGAGTGGCGGGCGACCGGCTCTACGGGTGTGGGACCTCGGACATGAAGGCCGGCCTCGCCCTGCAGCTGCGAGCCGCGGCGCTGGTGGGGGAGGGCCGGGTGGACCCGGCCGCCGATCTGACCTGGTTCTTCTACGACTGTGAAGAGGTCGAGGCCAGTCGCAACGGACTGAATCGGGTGGCCGCATCGTCGCCGGAGCTGTTGAGCGCCGACCTGGCGATCCTGCTGGAGCCCACCAACGGCCGGGTCGAGGGAGGCTGCCAGGGCACCATTCGCGCGGTGATCACCGTGACCGGTAGGCGGGCACACTCGGCTCGGTCGTGGCTGGGGGACAACGCGATTCACGGCGCGGCGCCTGTGCTGGAGCTGCTGGCCGGCTATTCCGCGGCCGAGGTGGAGGTCGAGGGTCTGACCTACCGCGAGGGCCTCAACGCCGTGTACATCGGCGGGGGAGTGGCCGGCAACGTCATCCCGGACTCCTGCACGATCACGGTCAACTACCGCTTCGCCCCGGACAAGTCCGAGGCCGACGCCGAGGCTCACCTGCGAGCTGTGTTCGCTGGATTCGTTCTCGAGGTGGTCGATTCGGCGCCCGCGGCCCGCCCCGGTCTGGATCAACCGCTGGCCCAGTCCTTCGTGGCCGCCTTGGGCCAGCCGGCCGAGGCGAAACTGGGCTGGACGGACGTGGCGCGGTTCTCCGCCCTGGGGATCCCGGCGCTCAACTTCGGTCCCGGTGATCCGAATCTGGCCCACACCGTGGACGAGTGGGTGTCGCTGCGGGCCATCGAATCGGCGGAGGTTGCATTACTGGCCTTCCTGTCCTCCGGCGCCTGA
- the dapD gene encoding 2,3,4,5-tetrahydropyridine-2,6-dicarboxylate N-succinyltransferase produces MTTRTASGFGLASIAADGTVLDVYYPAPALGPLADGRAPQELSALAAVDEARGVRTEVVATEVDLDADPVDAADVYLRLHLLSHRLVAPHGTNLTGVFGLLANVVWTNHGPCSVAGFETVRTKLRARGTVTVYGVDKFPRMVDYVLPTGVRIADADRVRLGAHLASGTTVMHEGFVNYNAGTLGQSMVEGRISAGVVVGDGSDVGGGASIMGTLSGGGKEVITVGRRCLIGANAGIGISLGDDCVVAAGTYVTAGSKVVLPDGSTRKAAEFSGQSGLLFWQNSITGAIEVRQRTGEGIALNAALHAN; encoded by the coding sequence GTGACTACACGCACCGCCTCCGGTTTCGGACTGGCCAGCATCGCCGCCGACGGCACCGTCCTCGATGTCTACTACCCGGCCCCGGCCCTGGGCCCGCTGGCCGACGGCCGCGCCCCGCAGGAGCTCAGCGCGCTGGCGGCCGTCGACGAGGCCCGCGGCGTGCGCACCGAGGTCGTGGCCACCGAGGTCGACCTCGATGCCGACCCGGTCGACGCCGCCGACGTGTACCTGCGCCTGCACCTGCTGTCCCACCGGCTCGTTGCGCCCCACGGCACGAACCTGACGGGGGTTTTCGGCCTGCTGGCCAACGTCGTCTGGACCAACCACGGACCTTGCTCGGTCGCTGGTTTCGAGACGGTCAGGACGAAGCTGCGCGCCCGCGGGACGGTGACCGTGTACGGGGTCGACAAGTTCCCACGCATGGTGGACTACGTCCTGCCCACCGGCGTCCGGATCGCCGACGCCGACCGGGTTCGCCTCGGCGCTCACCTGGCCAGCGGAACCACTGTGATGCACGAGGGTTTCGTCAACTACAACGCGGGCACCCTGGGCCAGTCGATGGTCGAGGGGCGCATCTCGGCCGGAGTGGTCGTCGGCGACGGCTCGGACGTCGGCGGCGGCGCGTCCATCATGGGGACCCTGTCCGGAGGCGGCAAGGAAGTCATCACGGTCGGGCGCCGGTGCTTGATCGGCGCCAACGCCGGCATCGGGATCTCGCTCGGCGACGATTGTGTGGTCGCCGCCGGAACCTACGTCACCGCCGGGTCGAAGGTGGTGCTGCCGGACGGCTCCACCCGCAAGGCGGCGGAGTTCTCCGGTCAGAGCGGTCTGCTGTTCTGGCAGAACTCGATCACCGGCGCCATCGAGGTCCGTCAGCGCACCGGTGAGGGCATCGCGCTCAATGCCGCGCTGCACGCCAACTGA
- a CDS encoding histidine phosphatase family protein has protein sequence MRVYFLTHPEVGLDPELPVPEWGLTERGRERAGLVAGSLSGVGRLVSSPEVKAEQAARIIGRSLRLEVTLVGGLAEIDRSTTGYLPEPEFWANYQDFLARPAVSAKGWETALDAQRRVVATVGDLVTDADADAPGGALVVMSHGGVGALLLAKLSGTPIERLADQPGQGSCFSFDTGPDGLGDAEIRQGWCTFEELAAR, from the coding sequence GTGCGGGTCTACTTTCTGACTCATCCCGAGGTCGGCCTCGATCCCGAGCTGCCGGTACCCGAGTGGGGTCTCACCGAACGGGGCCGAGAGCGCGCCGGCCTGGTCGCGGGCTCGCTGTCGGGCGTCGGCCGGTTGGTCAGCAGCCCTGAGGTCAAAGCCGAACAGGCCGCCCGGATCATCGGTAGGAGTCTGCGGCTCGAGGTGACCCTGGTGGGCGGGCTGGCCGAGATCGACCGGTCCACCACCGGGTACCTGCCCGAGCCGGAGTTCTGGGCCAACTACCAGGACTTCCTCGCCCGCCCGGCCGTGTCGGCCAAGGGGTGGGAAACCGCGCTGGATGCTCAGCGGCGCGTCGTGGCCACCGTCGGGGATCTGGTGACCGACGCCGACGCAGACGCCCCCGGCGGCGCGCTGGTCGTCATGTCCCACGGCGGTGTGGGCGCGCTGTTGCTGGCCAAGCTCAGCGGGACCCCGATCGAGCGACTGGCCGATCAGCCCGGCCAGGGCAGCTGTTTCAGCTTCGACACCGGTCCGGACGGGCTCGGCGACGCCGAGATCCGGCAGGGTTGGTGCACGTTCGAGGAGCTCGCCGCCCGCTGA
- the fdxA gene encoding ferredoxin, which produces MTYVIAEPCVDVLDKACIEECPVDCIYEGGRMLYIHPDECVDCGACEPVCPVEAIFYEDDLPEKWRDYTQANVDFFDDLGSPGGASKVGRTEFDPPLIAALPPQAAEH; this is translated from the coding sequence GTGACCTACGTGATCGCCGAGCCCTGTGTCGACGTACTGGACAAGGCTTGCATCGAGGAGTGTCCGGTCGATTGCATCTACGAGGGTGGCCGGATGCTCTACATCCACCCGGACGAGTGCGTGGACTGCGGAGCATGCGAGCCGGTCTGCCCGGTCGAGGCGATCTTCTACGAGGACGATCTGCCCGAGAAGTGGCGCGACTACACCCAGGCGAACGTGGACTTCTTCGACGACCTCGGCTCGCCCGGCGGCGCCTCGAAGGTCGGCCGGACCGAGTTCGACCCGCCCCTCATCGCCGCGCTGCCGCCGCAGGCCGCCGAGCACTGA
- a CDS encoding GNAT family N-acetyltransferase has protein sequence MIDAGARGRRVVVRFRRDAADGRPPLTDAVGRLLAVDDRSLILDTARGRLEIPTADVQSAKIVGPDRREMLLLQELAHRGWLAAEVAEDDGWVLRANDGWTRRGNSVLPRAIPSGDLDELLGRTTRFYTERGLPARIQVPLPVRSVLDAELAARGWTVETEALVLTRPLIGIEANPVAAAGHAVPTDVEIVIEPRISADWLAGYGPLPGSGRQLLDRHDRVGFVSLRRQGRLVGRARGTVDEGWLAITSVAVPPQMRGSGLGRLLMSAVQDWGRDAGATDAHLQVEASNPGAVRFYLSGGWTEHHRYHYRLSRYPGPSPARLRNAADPGAVRPAAATR, from the coding sequence GTGATCGATGCAGGCGCGAGGGGTCGGCGGGTCGTGGTCAGATTCCGCCGCGACGCCGCGGACGGGCGTCCCCCACTGACCGATGCCGTCGGGCGCCTGCTGGCTGTGGACGACCGCTCGCTGATCCTGGACACGGCACGCGGGCGCCTGGAAATCCCGACCGCTGATGTTCAGTCGGCCAAGATCGTCGGCCCCGACCGGCGCGAGATGCTGTTGCTGCAGGAGCTGGCGCACCGTGGCTGGCTGGCCGCTGAGGTCGCCGAGGACGACGGGTGGGTACTGCGCGCCAATGACGGGTGGACGCGACGCGGCAATTCGGTGCTCCCGCGAGCCATCCCGTCCGGCGACCTCGACGAGCTGCTCGGGCGCACGACGCGCTTCTACACCGAGCGGGGACTCCCGGCGCGCATCCAGGTCCCGCTGCCCGTCCGATCGGTGCTGGACGCCGAGCTCGCCGCCCGCGGCTGGACGGTCGAGACCGAGGCCCTCGTCCTCACCCGGCCGCTGATCGGAATCGAAGCCAATCCGGTCGCCGCCGCGGGCCACGCGGTGCCCACCGACGTCGAGATCGTCATCGAGCCCCGGATCAGCGCTGACTGGCTCGCCGGTTACGGGCCGTTGCCGGGATCAGGACGACAGCTGCTCGACCGTCACGACCGAGTCGGCTTCGTCTCGCTCCGACGTCAGGGCCGGCTGGTCGGACGCGCCCGTGGCACCGTCGACGAAGGCTGGCTGGCCATCACCTCGGTCGCCGTCCCGCCGCAGATGCGCGGCTCGGGGCTGGGTCGGCTGCTGATGAGCGCCGTGCAGGACTGGGGACGCGACGCGGGCGCCACCGACGCGCACCTGCAGGTGGAGGCGTCCAATCCGGGCGCGGTCCGGTTCTATCTGAGCGGCGGATGGACCGAGCACCACCGATACCACTACCGCCTCAGTCGGTACCCGGGTCCGAGTCCTGCTCGGCTCCGTAACGCAGCCGACCCTGGCGCGGTCCGGCCTGCAGCAGCGACGCGGTGA
- a CDS encoding DUF6113 family protein: MTDIPMASAEHVDPSPPAEQSAPPPVLAVAGLAVFTAVGALSAIIEMLLIPLRHGTTLVPLAVLLAVAGNIALPRMAAIFTRTGVGSVFPVVGWIIATGALQVVPRPEGDVLLPSGSGITYVGFATILGGLFAGVITASLLQAGPRQGRLRYGAEQDSDPGTD; this comes from the coding sequence ATGACCGACATCCCGATGGCCTCGGCCGAGCACGTCGATCCCTCGCCCCCGGCCGAACAGAGCGCACCCCCGCCGGTGCTGGCCGTGGCTGGACTGGCTGTGTTCACCGCGGTCGGAGCCCTGTCGGCGATCATCGAGATGTTGCTGATTCCGCTGCGGCACGGCACGACGCTCGTCCCGTTGGCGGTGCTGCTGGCGGTAGCCGGCAACATCGCGCTGCCGCGAATGGCCGCCATCTTCACCCGAACCGGCGTCGGCTCGGTTTTCCCGGTCGTCGGCTGGATCATCGCCACCGGCGCCCTGCAGGTCGTACCGCGGCCCGAGGGCGATGTCCTGCTCCCGTCGGGAAGTGGCATCACCTACGTGGGTTTCGCGACGATTCTGGGCGGCCTGTTCGCGGGTGTGATCACCGCGTCGCTGCTGCAGGCCGGACCGCGCCAGGGTCGGCTGCGTTACGGAGCCGAGCAGGACTCGGACCCGGGTACCGACTGA
- the mshB gene encoding N-acetyl-1-D-myo-inositol-2-amino-2-deoxy-alpha-D-glucopyranoside deacetylase gives MTAARIDSARRLLLVHAHPDDETIGTGATMAHYAAEGAHVTLVTCTLGEEGEILVPELAQLGADQADQLGGWRIGELTAAMAALGVTDHRFLGGAGRFRDSGMMGAHANAHPRAFWGADADRALFYDAVLALVEIIREVRPQVLVSYDDLGGYGHPDHIMAHRVATAAVTAAAQPGYQSAGGQPWPVAKLYWTATPRSVLSSGHAALRSAVEAEPDFPFRLADSVDELPYLTADELVTTAIHADQHAPAKAAALAAHATQVSVHASFYALSNNLGQPIEGTEYYRLVLGEPGGALDAEGREVDLFGGLEL, from the coding sequence GTGACCGCTGCCCGGATCGACTCCGCCCGTCGGTTGCTGCTGGTCCACGCCCATCCCGACGACGAAACGATCGGCACCGGCGCCACCATGGCGCACTACGCCGCCGAGGGCGCTCACGTCACGCTCGTCACCTGCACCCTCGGTGAGGAGGGCGAGATCCTCGTCCCCGAACTGGCCCAGCTCGGCGCCGACCAGGCTGACCAGCTCGGCGGCTGGCGGATCGGTGAGCTGACCGCGGCGATGGCGGCGCTCGGGGTGACCGATCATCGGTTCCTCGGGGGCGCCGGCCGGTTCCGCGACAGCGGAATGATGGGTGCGCACGCCAACGCGCACCCCCGGGCGTTCTGGGGTGCCGACGCCGACCGCGCGCTCTTCTACGACGCGGTGCTCGCGCTGGTCGAGATCATCCGCGAGGTACGCCCGCAGGTGCTCGTGAGCTACGACGACCTGGGCGGTTACGGTCACCCCGACCACATCATGGCTCACCGGGTGGCCACTGCCGCCGTGACGGCGGCGGCCCAGCCGGGGTATCAGAGCGCGGGCGGCCAGCCGTGGCCGGTGGCCAAGCTGTACTGGACGGCCACCCCTCGTTCGGTGCTGAGCAGCGGCCACGCGGCGCTCCGGTCGGCAGTCGAGGCCGAACCCGATTTCCCTTTCCGACTAGCCGATTCCGTCGACGAACTGCCGTACCTGACTGCCGACGAACTGGTCACCACCGCGATCCACGCCGACCAGCACGCCCCCGCGAAGGCGGCAGCGCTGGCTGCCCACGCCACCCAGGTGAGCGTGCACGCATCGTTCTACGCGCTGTCCAACAACCTCGGTCAGCCCATCGAGGGGACCGAGTACTACCGGCTGGTTCTCGGCGAGCCGGGCGGGGCCCTGGACGCCGAGGGCCGTGAAGTCGATCTGTTCGGAGGGCTCGAGCTATGA